In a genomic window of Mycolicibacter heraklionensis:
- a CDS encoding AMP-binding protein: MSVTETHIPTLLANLERDKPDEPAYTFIDYDVDPAGYRETVTWSQLRNRVRVVAAELATCASPGDRVAILAPQSLEYIVGFYGALEAGMIAVPLPVPMFGVHDERVSAALRDSSPAAILTTSAAVGDIASSIKGLGGKAPVVIEVDALDLDSEPLAAPNATAQTKVAFLQYTSGSTRTPAGVMVTHTNAVSNMRQMADDTFALTGGNAPEGLNLVSWMPFYHDLGLLGTVIYPLVLGVPTVHMSPMAFLAKPARWMQELAKAPIGFTGGPNFAYELAVRRTSDEDMAGLTLANVHTFCLGAERIHAATLRRFVDRFRKFDVNPAALRPGYGLAEASVYLTSNTPGTPPPTARFDYTKLAAGTAEPSGAEGGVELVSCGVPRACTVRIVDPETQTENPEGKVGEIWTHGPNVAAGYWHNQQATEATFGGKLVDPTPGTPQGPWLMTGDLGVISGGELYIVGRIKDLLIVDGRNHYPDDIEATVQEITGGRVAAVSIPNSQSEQLVTIAEFKNKGGSDEEILDRLTEVRRKVTAALSKAHGLVSGDLVLVSPGAIPITTSGKIRRSSCVEIYQRDGFDRLDATARSV; this comes from the coding sequence ATGTCGGTAACTGAAACGCACATCCCGACCCTGTTGGCGAACCTGGAACGGGACAAGCCGGACGAGCCTGCCTACACCTTCATCGACTACGACGTCGACCCCGCCGGCTACCGCGAGACCGTGACCTGGTCGCAGCTGCGCAACCGCGTGCGGGTAGTGGCGGCAGAGTTGGCGACCTGCGCCTCTCCGGGAGACCGGGTGGCCATCCTGGCCCCGCAGAGCCTGGAGTACATCGTCGGGTTCTACGGAGCTCTGGAGGCGGGCATGATTGCCGTCCCGCTGCCAGTGCCGATGTTCGGTGTGCACGACGAGCGCGTGTCGGCGGCACTACGGGACAGCTCTCCGGCCGCAATCCTGACGACCTCCGCGGCCGTCGGTGACATCGCCAGCTCGATCAAGGGACTGGGCGGCAAGGCGCCGGTGGTGATCGAGGTCGACGCCCTGGATCTGGACTCCGAGCCGTTGGCGGCACCCAACGCGACCGCCCAGACCAAGGTCGCCTTCCTGCAGTACACGTCCGGTTCGACCCGGACCCCGGCCGGCGTCATGGTCACCCACACCAACGCCGTGTCGAACATGCGGCAGATGGCTGACGACACCTTCGCGCTGACCGGCGGAAATGCGCCGGAAGGGCTCAACCTGGTGTCGTGGATGCCCTTCTACCACGACCTGGGCCTGCTCGGCACCGTCATCTACCCTCTGGTCCTGGGCGTGCCCACGGTGCACATGAGCCCGATGGCGTTCCTGGCGAAGCCTGCCCGCTGGATGCAAGAGCTCGCCAAGGCTCCCATCGGTTTCACCGGTGGGCCGAACTTCGCCTACGAGCTGGCCGTGCGGCGGACCTCCGACGAGGACATGGCCGGGCTCACCTTGGCCAACGTGCACACCTTCTGTCTCGGTGCGGAGCGGATCCACGCCGCGACGCTGCGACGCTTCGTCGACCGATTCAGGAAGTTCGACGTGAACCCGGCAGCCCTGCGCCCCGGCTACGGGCTGGCCGAGGCCAGCGTTTACTTGACGTCGAACACACCCGGCACCCCGCCGCCGACCGCGCGGTTCGACTACACCAAGCTGGCCGCCGGTACGGCCGAGCCGAGTGGTGCCGAGGGTGGCGTCGAGCTGGTCAGCTGCGGTGTGCCCCGAGCCTGCACCGTGCGTATCGTGGACCCCGAAACCCAGACCGAAAACCCGGAAGGCAAAGTCGGCGAGATCTGGACGCACGGCCCCAACGTCGCGGCGGGCTACTGGCACAACCAGCAGGCCACCGAGGCTACCTTCGGCGGCAAGCTCGTCGACCCGACGCCGGGGACGCCGCAGGGGCCCTGGCTCATGACCGGCGACCTCGGTGTCATCTCCGGTGGCGAGCTCTACATCGTCGGCCGGATCAAGGACCTGCTGATCGTCGACGGGCGTAACCACTACCCGGACGACATCGAGGCCACCGTTCAGGAGATCACCGGTGGGCGTGTCGCCGCGGTCTCCATCCCGAACAGCCAGTCCGAGCAGCTTGTTACGATCGCGGAGTTCAAAAACAAGGGGGGTTCCGATGAGGAGATCCTGGACAGGCTGACCGAGGTACGTCGCAAGGTGACGGCCGCGCTGTCCAAGGCGCACGGCCTGGTGAGCGGCGACCTGGTCCTGGTGTCTCCGGGTGCCATCCCGATCACTACCAGCGGCAAGATCCGCCGCTCCAGCTGCGTAGAGATCTACCAGCGTGATGGGTTCGACCGACTGGATGCTACTGCTCGGTCTGTATGA
- a CDS encoding thioesterase II family protein, protein MTDRTPKLYIFPHAGGSPQYYVPFSKTFTTDVKRIGVQYPGKGGTHDLGAFTSIEDLADQVCKTVAPPAPSDGPVVFFGHSMGALLAFEVARRFEADGHRIAALFVSAAGAPGRAGYDNIPESDRGLLEAVSTMTGVNPEFLENEEFAAKILPTLRGLKAIANYDCPPEAKVSCPIFAFHGDEDDVATEEKVGPWAERTTAEFSARVFTAPGHHFYLTEHLPELVGDIEKKIAQYCQG, encoded by the coding sequence GTGACTGACCGTACGCCGAAGCTCTACATCTTCCCGCATGCCGGCGGATCGCCGCAGTACTACGTTCCGTTCTCCAAGACCTTCACCACTGATGTCAAGCGCATCGGAGTTCAGTACCCGGGCAAGGGCGGAACCCACGACCTCGGCGCCTTCACCAGCATCGAAGACCTCGCCGACCAGGTCTGCAAGACAGTCGCGCCGCCGGCCCCGTCCGACGGGCCGGTCGTCTTCTTCGGACACAGCATGGGTGCGCTGTTGGCGTTCGAAGTGGCGCGCCGATTCGAGGCCGACGGCCACCGGATCGCCGCGCTGTTCGTGTCCGCGGCCGGCGCACCGGGACGAGCCGGCTACGACAACATCCCCGAGTCCGACCGCGGCCTGCTGGAGGCCGTCAGCACCATGACGGGAGTCAATCCCGAATTCTTGGAGAACGAGGAGTTCGCGGCCAAGATTCTCCCGACCCTGCGCGGCCTGAAAGCCATCGCGAACTATGACTGCCCGCCCGAGGCAAAGGTGTCCTGTCCGATCTTTGCGTTCCATGGTGACGAAGATGACGTCGCCACCGAAGAAAAGGTGGGGCCCTGGGCGGAGCGCACCACCGCCGAATTCAGCGCGCGGGTGTTCACCGCACCCGGTCACCACTTCTACCTCACCGAACACCTGCCGGAACTGGTCGGCGATATCGAAAAGAAGATCGCGCAGTACTGCCAGGGCTGA
- a CDS encoding serine hydrolase domain-containing protein, giving the protein MTQHLNVRRSGLPANVHGAADPNFACAVRAFAAMFPGRRFGGGALAIYLDGQPVVDVWTGWSDRAGQVPWSADTGAMVFSATKGAASTVIHRLVDRGLIDYDVPVAQYWPEFGANGKGAITVRQLLGHRAGLTHLNGAGRSDLLDHVTMEARMAAAAPGPERGKPAYHALTYGWLVSGLARAVTGVGMRELFRTELAGPLGIDGLHLGRPPADAPTVAAEIIMPQRSRRNAIVDLLAPRAAATLRYGGLGAFYFPGVMDTVRGGIPFLDTEAAALNGVATARGLARLYGALANGGQIDGTQLLSRRLVAGLTGPRTIELDRTIGVPLAFHLGYHAIPFGPVLPGFGHVGLGGSMGWADPASGLAIGFVHNRLLTPFVALDHAGFVGTAALIRRGVAQGRRHGYTPIPQLGEPFATSDAATG; this is encoded by the coding sequence ATGACACAGCATCTCAACGTTCGCCGGTCAGGACTTCCGGCGAACGTGCACGGCGCGGCCGACCCGAACTTCGCCTGCGCTGTGCGCGCCTTCGCCGCGATGTTCCCGGGCCGCCGCTTCGGTGGCGGGGCGCTGGCGATCTACCTCGACGGACAGCCCGTCGTGGACGTGTGGACCGGGTGGTCGGACCGGGCGGGACAGGTGCCGTGGTCGGCCGACACCGGCGCGATGGTGTTCTCGGCGACCAAGGGTGCGGCCTCCACGGTCATCCACCGCCTGGTCGACCGGGGACTGATCGACTACGACGTGCCGGTGGCGCAGTACTGGCCGGAGTTCGGTGCGAACGGCAAAGGCGCGATCACCGTCCGCCAGCTGTTGGGCCACCGGGCGGGGCTGACCCACCTCAACGGTGCCGGCAGGTCAGACCTGCTGGACCATGTGACGATGGAAGCCCGGATGGCCGCCGCGGCGCCGGGACCCGAACGCGGCAAACCCGCCTATCACGCGCTGACCTACGGCTGGCTGGTGTCCGGGCTGGCCCGGGCCGTCACCGGTGTCGGCATGCGTGAGCTGTTCCGCACCGAGCTGGCCGGGCCGCTGGGTATCGACGGACTGCACCTGGGCCGGCCGCCCGCCGACGCGCCCACCGTCGCCGCGGAGATCATCATGCCCCAGCGCAGCCGACGGAACGCGATCGTGGACCTGCTGGCGCCCCGGGCTGCCGCGACGCTGAGGTACGGGGGCCTGGGCGCCTTCTACTTCCCCGGGGTGATGGACACCGTCCGCGGCGGCATCCCCTTCCTGGACACCGAGGCCGCCGCCCTCAACGGGGTGGCCACCGCCCGCGGGCTGGCCCGCCTCTACGGCGCACTGGCCAACGGCGGGCAGATCGACGGCACCCAACTCCTGTCGCGCCGGCTGGTGGCGGGCCTGACCGGCCCGCGGACCATCGAGCTGGACCGCACCATCGGGGTTCCGTTGGCGTTCCACCTGGGCTATCACGCGATCCCGTTCGGGCCGGTGCTGCCCGGATTCGGTCACGTCGGACTGGGCGGTTCCATGGGCTGGGCGGATCCGGCCTCCGGGCTGGCGATCGGCTTCGTGCACAACCGGCTGCTGACCCCGTTCGTGGCGCTCGACCACGCCGGTTTCGTCGGAACGGCCGCGCTGATCCGCCGGGGCGTCGCGCAGGGACGCCGGCACGGCTACACCCCGATCCCGCAGCTGGGGGAGCCGTTCGCAACTTCGGATGCCGCGACCGGCTAG
- the meaB gene encoding methylmalonyl Co-A mutase-associated GTPase MeaB: MADNVSDTVAELAAAVRSGDRSVLPRAITLVESTRADHRQQAQELLLALLPDAGGARRVGITGVPGVGKSTTIEALGMYLIEQGHRVAVLAVDPSSTRTGGSILGDKTRMQRLGAHERAYIRPSPTSGTLGGVAKATRETVVLLEAAGFDVILIETVGVGQSEVTVANMVDTFVFLTLARTGDQLQGIKKGVLELADIVVVNKADGKHLAEARMAARELSAAIRLIYPRETLWRPPVLTMSAIEGTGLSEFWDTVERHRQTLIDAGEFDARRRAQQVDWTRQLVRDAVLERALSSPAVREVRAEVEQQVLRGELTPALAAQRILGAIWD, translated from the coding sequence ATGGCCGACAACGTGTCTGACACCGTTGCCGAGTTGGCGGCGGCGGTGCGCTCCGGCGACCGCTCCGTGCTGCCCCGGGCTATCACCCTGGTCGAGTCCACCCGCGCCGACCACCGGCAGCAGGCGCAGGAACTACTGCTGGCCTTGCTGCCGGACGCCGGCGGGGCCCGGCGAGTGGGCATCACCGGCGTTCCCGGCGTGGGCAAGTCGACCACCATCGAAGCGCTCGGCATGTACCTGATCGAGCAAGGCCACCGGGTGGCGGTATTGGCCGTGGACCCGTCGTCGACGCGCACCGGTGGGTCGATCCTGGGGGACAAGACCCGGATGCAGCGGTTGGGAGCGCACGAACGCGCCTACATCCGGCCGTCGCCGACGTCGGGCACCCTGGGCGGCGTCGCCAAGGCCACCCGCGAGACGGTGGTGCTGTTGGAGGCCGCCGGTTTCGACGTGATCCTCATCGAAACCGTCGGCGTCGGCCAGTCCGAGGTCACGGTCGCCAACATGGTCGACACCTTCGTGTTCTTGACGCTGGCCCGCACCGGCGACCAGTTGCAGGGCATCAAAAAGGGTGTGCTGGAACTGGCCGACATCGTGGTGGTCAACAAGGCCGACGGCAAGCACCTGGCCGAGGCGCGGATGGCCGCCCGGGAGTTGTCGGCCGCGATCCGACTCATCTACCCCCGTGAAACTCTTTGGCGTCCACCGGTTTTGACGATGAGTGCGATCGAGGGCACCGGGCTGTCGGAATTCTGGGACACCGTGGAGCGGCATCGGCAGACGCTGATCGACGCCGGCGAGTTCGACGCCCGCCGCCGGGCGCAGCAGGTGGACTGGACCCGCCAGCTGGTGCGCGACGCGGTGCTCGAACGCGCGCTGTCGTCCCCGGCGGTGCGTGAAGTACGCGCCGAGGTGGAGCAGCAGGTACTGCGCGGAGAACTGACCCCCGCGCTGGCCGCCCAGCGAATCCTCGGAGCCATCTGGGATTAG
- the scpA gene encoding methylmalonyl-CoA mutase, which yields MTTSTSHGTLGSFAEVALHGEQGTAPVAEVSARAVAEHVAAAAAAHGYTPEQLEWHTPEGIVVKPVYTAADRSTAVAEGYPLDSFPGEAPFVRGPYPTMYVNQPWTIRQYAGFSTAADSNAFYRRNLAAGQKGLSVAFDLATHRGYDSDHPRVQGDVGMAGVAIDSILDMRQLFDGIDLSAVSVSMTMNGAVLPILALYVVAAEEQGVPPEKLAGTIQNDILKEFMVRNTYIYPPKPSMRIISDIFGYTSAKMPKFNSISISGYHIQEAGATADLELAYTLADGVDYIKAGLDAGLDIDKFAPRLSFFWGIGMNFFMEVAKLRAGRLLWSELVARFNPKSAKSLSLRTHSQTSGWSLTAQDVFNNVARTCIEAMAATQGHTQSLHTNALDEALALPTDFSARIARNTQLLLQQESGTTRPIDPWGGSYYVEWLTHQLAQRARAHIEEVEAHGGMAQAISDGIPKLRIEEAAARTQARIDSGRQPLIGVNKYQVAEDQEIEVLKVENSRVRAEQLAKLQQLRAERDEAACQAALAELTRAAGATGPAGEDGLGNNLLALAIDAARAKATLGEISDALEKVYGRHQAEIRTISGVYRDEVGKGSNIASATALVEKFAEADGRRPRILVAKMGQDGHDRGQKVIATAFADIGFDVDVGALFSTPDEVARQAADNDVHVVGVSSLAAGHLTLVPALRDALAQVGRPDIMIVVGGVIPPGDFDELYAAGATAIFPPGTVIADAAVDLLKTLASRRGYELADQAEPAADQK from the coding sequence ATGACCACGAGCACCTCACACGGCACGCTCGGCAGCTTCGCCGAGGTAGCGCTGCACGGTGAACAGGGCACGGCGCCGGTCGCTGAAGTCTCTGCGCGCGCGGTCGCCGAGCACGTCGCCGCCGCGGCGGCCGCGCACGGCTACACACCCGAGCAGCTGGAATGGCACACCCCGGAAGGGATTGTGGTCAAGCCGGTGTACACCGCCGCCGACCGTTCCACCGCGGTCGCCGAGGGTTACCCGCTGGACAGTTTCCCCGGTGAAGCGCCGTTCGTGCGCGGGCCCTACCCGACGATGTATGTCAACCAGCCGTGGACGATCCGCCAATACGCCGGGTTCTCGACCGCGGCGGACTCCAACGCGTTCTACCGCCGCAACCTCGCGGCCGGTCAGAAGGGTCTGTCGGTGGCGTTCGACCTGGCCACCCACCGCGGCTACGACTCCGACCATCCCCGAGTGCAGGGTGACGTCGGGATGGCCGGGGTGGCAATCGACTCCATCCTGGACATGCGCCAACTGTTCGACGGGATCGACCTGAGCGCGGTCAGCGTCTCGATGACCATGAACGGTGCCGTGCTGCCGATCCTGGCGCTGTACGTGGTGGCCGCCGAGGAGCAGGGGGTACCGCCGGAGAAACTGGCCGGCACCATCCAGAACGACATCCTCAAAGAGTTCATGGTGCGCAACACCTACATCTACCCGCCGAAGCCGTCGATGCGGATCATCTCCGACATCTTCGGCTACACCAGCGCGAAGATGCCGAAGTTCAACTCGATCTCGATTTCGGGCTACCACATCCAAGAGGCCGGTGCCACAGCGGATCTCGAGTTGGCCTACACCCTGGCCGACGGGGTGGACTACATCAAGGCCGGCCTGGACGCCGGTCTGGACATCGACAAGTTCGCGCCCCGGCTGTCGTTCTTCTGGGGTATCGGGATGAACTTCTTCATGGAGGTCGCCAAGCTGCGCGCGGGCCGGCTGCTGTGGAGTGAGCTGGTCGCGCGGTTCAACCCGAAGAGCGCGAAATCGCTGTCCCTGAGGACACATTCGCAGACCTCGGGATGGTCGCTGACCGCCCAGGACGTCTTCAACAACGTTGCCCGTACCTGCATCGAGGCAATGGCCGCGACCCAGGGCCACACCCAGTCGTTGCACACCAACGCCCTCGACGAGGCGCTGGCGCTGCCCACCGACTTCTCCGCCCGCATCGCCCGCAACACCCAGCTGTTGCTGCAGCAGGAGTCGGGTACCACCCGGCCCATCGACCCGTGGGGCGGCTCCTATTACGTGGAGTGGCTGACCCATCAGTTGGCGCAGCGGGCCCGAGCGCACATTGAGGAGGTCGAGGCGCACGGCGGTATGGCCCAGGCCATCAGTGACGGGATTCCGAAGCTGCGCATCGAGGAGGCCGCCGCGCGCACTCAGGCCCGGATCGACTCCGGGCGTCAGCCGCTGATCGGCGTCAACAAGTACCAGGTCGCCGAAGACCAAGAGATCGAGGTGCTCAAGGTCGAGAACAGCCGGGTGCGCGCCGAACAGCTGGCCAAACTCCAGCAGTTGCGCGCCGAGCGCGACGAGGCGGCCTGCCAGGCCGCGCTGGCCGAGCTGACCCGGGCGGCTGGCGCGACTGGACCGGCCGGGGAGGATGGGCTGGGTAACAACCTGCTGGCTTTGGCTATCGACGCCGCCCGGGCCAAGGCCACCCTCGGCGAGATCTCCGATGCACTGGAGAAGGTCTACGGTCGCCATCAGGCCGAGATCCGTACGATCTCTGGCGTCTACCGTGATGAAGTCGGGAAGGGCAGCAACATCGCTAGCGCAACCGCCCTGGTGGAGAAGTTCGCCGAGGCCGACGGTCGCCGGCCCCGCATCCTGGTGGCCAAGATGGGCCAGGATGGGCACGACCGCGGCCAGAAGGTGATCGCCACCGCGTTCGCCGACATCGGCTTCGACGTGGACGTCGGCGCCCTGTTCTCCACCCCCGACGAGGTGGCGCGCCAGGCTGCCGACAACGACGTGCACGTGGTCGGGGTGTCGTCGCTGGCCGCCGGGCACCTGACACTGGTACCGGCGCTGCGCGACGCGCTGGCGCAGGTGGGCCGGCCCGACATCATGATCGTGGTCGGGGGAGTCATCCCGCCCGGCGACTTCGACGAGCTCTATGCCGCCGGGGCGACCGCGATCTTCCCGCCCGGCACCGTGATCGCCGACGCCGCGGTGGATCTGCTGAAGACCCTCGCCTCCCGGCGAGGCTACGAGCTCGCCGACCAGGCAGAACCGGCCGCAGACCAGAAATAG
- the mutA gene encoding methylmalonyl-CoA mutase small subunit: MSIDVSAEPAGMEQARARWRAAVAGVLAKSARREPADIDAETSGEPERLLDTPVEGLAGQGGFAIRALYTAFDALPEPPLPGDWPYVRGADARRDVNTGWKVAEVFPADGSASAADTNGAVLSALTDGVSALTLKVGDAGVPAAELRRVFDDVYLDLVPVLLDGAGAGDYSAAAETMLALVDALDPDNRANLSVDLGADPLTAPLVDRAAPAVDEVIAVASRAVGQPGVRAIAVNGPALHNLGAGATGELAAGLAAAVTYLRLLTDAGLSIADAARQISFRIAADDDQFITIAKIRAARRLWARVTEVAGAPEAGAAIVHAETSCAMMTQRDPWVNMLRTTLAAFGAGVGGADTVLVWPFDTVIPGGQPGTSATFSRRIARNTQLLLLEESHLGQVLDPAGGSWFVEDLTEQLAQQAWRQFQEIEALGGFTAAREHIGERIAEVAAARADDIAHRRSAITGVNEYPNLDEPPLPPSATQKAPAGVRRYAAQFEALRDRSDAYLARTGARPQVLLLPLGPMAEHNIRTTFAANLLASGGIAVINPGTVDAERVATAVAEAGSPDVAVLCGSDARYGAEAAAVIGAARTAGVDRVYLAGPAKALAGNSDTDPKPDDYLTMKIDAVQALSDLLTQLGA, encoded by the coding sequence GTGTCAATCGACGTGTCCGCCGAACCCGCCGGCATGGAGCAGGCCCGTGCCCGCTGGCGTGCCGCCGTGGCCGGGGTGCTGGCCAAGAGCGCGCGCCGCGAGCCGGCCGATATCGACGCCGAGACCAGCGGTGAGCCCGAGCGCCTGTTGGACACTCCAGTGGAGGGGTTGGCCGGGCAGGGCGGATTCGCCATCCGTGCGCTCTACACCGCGTTCGATGCGCTGCCGGAGCCGCCGTTACCGGGTGACTGGCCCTACGTGCGCGGTGCCGACGCCCGGCGTGACGTCAACACCGGATGGAAGGTCGCCGAGGTCTTCCCCGCTGACGGTTCGGCATCGGCGGCCGACACCAACGGCGCCGTCCTGAGCGCCCTGACCGACGGGGTCAGCGCACTGACCCTGAAGGTCGGCGATGCGGGCGTGCCGGCCGCCGAGCTGCGGCGAGTATTCGACGACGTCTACCTGGACCTGGTTCCGGTGCTCCTGGACGGGGCGGGAGCCGGCGACTACAGCGCCGCCGCCGAGACCATGCTGGCGTTGGTCGACGCGCTTGACCCGGACAACCGCGCCAACCTGTCGGTCGATCTGGGCGCCGACCCGTTGACCGCGCCGCTGGTGGATCGCGCGGCGCCGGCGGTCGACGAAGTGATCGCGGTGGCGTCGCGGGCCGTCGGGCAGCCGGGGGTGCGCGCGATCGCCGTCAACGGCCCGGCCCTGCACAACCTGGGCGCCGGTGCGACCGGGGAACTGGCGGCCGGGCTGGCCGCGGCCGTGACCTACCTGCGCCTGCTCACCGACGCCGGCCTGTCGATCGCCGACGCCGCCCGCCAGATCAGCTTCCGGATCGCCGCCGACGACGACCAATTCATCACGATCGCCAAGATTCGCGCGGCGCGCCGACTCTGGGCGCGGGTCACCGAGGTGGCCGGGGCGCCGGAAGCGGGCGCCGCCATCGTCCACGCTGAGACATCGTGCGCGATGATGACGCAGCGTGACCCATGGGTGAACATGCTGCGCACCACCCTGGCCGCCTTCGGCGCGGGTGTCGGCGGGGCGGACACCGTGCTGGTGTGGCCGTTCGACACGGTGATTCCGGGCGGACAGCCCGGCACCTCGGCAACGTTCTCGCGGCGGATCGCGCGCAACACCCAACTGCTGCTGCTCGAGGAGTCGCACTTGGGCCAGGTGCTGGACCCGGCCGGCGGGTCATGGTTCGTCGAAGACCTCACCGAACAGTTGGCGCAGCAGGCGTGGCGGCAGTTCCAGGAGATCGAGGCACTCGGCGGATTCACCGCCGCCCGCGAGCACATCGGTGAGCGGATCGCCGAGGTTGCCGCCGCCCGGGCTGACGACATCGCACACCGGCGCAGCGCGATCACCGGGGTCAACGAGTACCCGAACCTCGATGAGCCGCCCCTGCCGCCGTCTGCGACGCAGAAGGCCCCGGCCGGCGTTCGGCGCTATGCGGCGCAGTTCGAGGCGTTGCGTGACCGCTCCGACGCCTACCTGGCGCGCACCGGTGCGCGGCCGCAGGTGCTACTGCTGCCGCTGGGGCCGATGGCCGAACACAACATTCGGACCACCTTCGCCGCCAACCTGCTGGCCTCCGGTGGCATCGCGGTGATCAACCCGGGCACGGTGGACGCCGAGCGGGTGGCCACGGCTGTCGCGGAGGCCGGCTCACCCGACGTGGCGGTGCTGTGCGGCAGCGATGCCCGCTACGGGGCCGAAGCAGCCGCGGTCATCGGGGCGGCTCGTACCGCCGGAGTCGACCGGGTCTACCTGGCGGGGCCGGCCAAGGCATTAGCCGGCAACTCCGACACCGATCCGAAGCCCGACGACTACCTGACCATGAAAATCGATGCGGTGCAGGCGTTGTCGGACTTACTGACTCAATTGGGGGCCTGA